The following proteins are encoded in a genomic region of Bacillota bacterium:
- the rimM gene encoding ribosome maturation factor RimM (Essential for efficient processing of 16S rRNA) — protein sequence MQKAYLESGKIVNTHGIRGEVRIEPWCDTPEFLLKFKTLYLKDGVPLGVMYSKVHKNFVNVKFEGIESIDDALHLINKIIYINREEVVLPKGVYYVKDLVGLSVIDAGTEREYGKITEVQSTGSNDVYTVTDNKGTDTLIPGIKEVVKEVDIEGGVMKITPLAGLFEL from the coding sequence ATGCAGAAGGCTTACTTGGAATCGGGAAAGATAGTCAACACCCATGGCATACGAGGTGAGGTGCGGATCGAACCATGGTGCGACACTCCGGAGTTTTTGCTAAAATTCAAGACGCTTTATCTTAAAGACGGTGTGCCCCTCGGAGTGATGTATTCAAAGGTGCATAAGAATTTTGTGAACGTAAAGTTCGAAGGCATTGAAAGCATAGACGATGCGCTTCATCTGATTAATAAGATTATTTATATAAATCGTGAGGAAGTTGTCCTTCCAAAAGGCGTATACTATGTTAAGGATCTTGTCGGGCTTAGCGTCATAGACGCTGGAACTGAGAGGGAATACGGCAAAATAACAGAGGTGCAGAGCACCGGCTCAAACGACGTGTATACTGTTACAGACAATAAGGGAACGGATACACTTATTCCAGGGATCAAGGAAGTTGTCAAAGAGGTCGATATAGAGGGCGGTGTGATGAAAATCACTCCGCTTGCGGGTCTGTTTGAGTTATGA
- the trmD gene encoding tRNA (guanosine(37)-N1)-methyltransferase TrmD, translating to MRFDLMTLFPSMCTAFTEESIIGRAQKNGHIEVNLWDIRDFTEDKHRRVDDYPYGGGMGMVMQVQPVFSCVKAVEENLGVKPYVIYLSPKGNKFTQTMAEKLSKHSEIALLCGHYEGIDQRAIDMCVDEEISIGDFVLTGGELPALCLIDCVARLIPGVLSDEECYKDESIYSGLLEYPQYTRPASFMEHDVPSVLLSGHEKNINTYRRKESLRLTMERRPDLMDRLCPDKEDLKLISEIKIEKECGD from the coding sequence ATGAGATTCGATTTGATGACACTGTTCCCGTCAATGTGCACCGCATTTACAGAAGAAAGCATCATAGGCCGGGCACAGAAAAACGGTCATATTGAAGTTAACCTATGGGATATTCGTGATTTTACCGAGGACAAACACCGCAGGGTAGATGATTATCCTTACGGCGGTGGAATGGGAATGGTAATGCAGGTGCAGCCTGTTTTCAGTTGCGTCAAGGCTGTGGAAGAAAACCTTGGAGTAAAGCCGTATGTAATTTATCTCTCGCCCAAAGGCAACAAATTTACTCAGACTATGGCAGAAAAACTCAGTAAGCATTCGGAAATCGCGCTTCTTTGCGGGCATTATGAAGGAATAGACCAACGGGCAATTGATATGTGCGTCGATGAAGAGATTTCAATAGGAGATTTTGTCCTGACAGGAGGGGAACTTCCTGCACTCTGCCTTATAGACTGTGTGGCAAGGCTTATACCCGGCGTGCTTTCCGATGAAGAGTGTTATAAAGACGAAAGCATTTACAGCGGGCTTCTTGAATATCCTCAGTATACACGGCCGGCTTCTTTTATGGAACACGATGTGCCGTCCGTGCTGCTCAGCGGACACGAAAAAAATATCAATACCTACCGCCGAAAAGAATCCCTTCGGCTCACTATGGAGAGACGTCCAGATTTAATGGACAGGCTGTGTCCGGATAAAGAGGATTTAAAACTTATTAGTGAAATCAAAATTGAAAAAGAGTGTGGTGATTAG
- a CDS encoding O-antigen ligase family protein produces the protein MSGNKILTGSFFNKIGGRIAEFFYDKANTSALSAYLNTDSSLHNLKEGSAFAALFAMLGAKSAASKKKFASLVEESVLMAKLKAFFLYLMSLSLMSWGIGCVVYAFTVSAVTVIRALAAGQLGNLNIAINAVYSASFLFMGILMMTYKHSLYQSVRRSFILSRLLFNVAGIRNEQLAVNKTVHSPLIPCLLAVLSAAFAWFVPAHYVPLAFIALIAAVLVLNMPEFGMILLLFTLPFLSTKLMLLVSMLVIFAFAFKLFRGKRSVTFDKLDVAVLMFLIVMLLLGCATSLNPIKSLYPTMLYAIFLLVYFVAANTMRSKSWAMRAIIAGVASGTISAIVGVYQYFSGFRNSLVWVDTSMFSDITARVIGTFENPNVFGEFLILLIPVAFALLIGKKTGGRYEWIVSIFFMGLALVYTYSRGAWLAFILAFGLYLLIINKVFIKLATLCLLAVPFLPAVLPHSVVGRISSIGNMSDTSTAYRVNIWVGTLRMLKHFWVTGIGTGTDIFTQVYPAYALSGAAYALHPHNLFLNIIVEMGFLGFICFLFILVFYFKRVLGSRFDIDDVDTKNMITALGVGMLAYVLQGLTDNVWYNYRIFLMFWTILGLTVGLYRGYLLEWGRAEDQE, from the coding sequence ATGAGCGGGAATAAAATTTTAACAGGTAGTTTTTTTAATAAAATTGGTGGCCGTATTGCTGAGTTTTTTTATGATAAAGCAAATACGTCGGCGCTTTCAGCATACTTAAATACTGACAGCAGTCTTCATAACCTAAAAGAGGGCAGCGCATTTGCAGCTCTGTTTGCTATGCTTGGGGCAAAATCCGCTGCGTCTAAAAAGAAATTTGCCAGTCTTGTTGAAGAAAGCGTTTTAATGGCGAAGTTAAAAGCTTTTTTCTTATACTTAATGTCTTTGTCACTTATGTCATGGGGGATCGGCTGTGTTGTTTATGCTTTTACAGTTTCGGCTGTCACAGTAATTCGGGCTTTAGCTGCCGGACAGCTCGGCAATCTGAATATTGCCATTAATGCTGTGTATTCAGCGTCTTTCCTGTTCATGGGCATACTTATGATGACTTATAAACACTCACTGTATCAGTCTGTCAGAAGAAGTTTTATTTTAAGCAGACTTCTGTTTAATGTTGCAGGAATTCGTAATGAACAGCTAGCCGTAAATAAAACGGTTCATTCACCATTGATTCCTTGCCTTTTAGCAGTTTTATCAGCCGCATTTGCATGGTTTGTTCCTGCTCATTATGTTCCGCTTGCGTTTATTGCGCTTATTGCGGCAGTTCTGGTTTTAAACATGCCTGAGTTCGGAATGATCCTGCTGCTCTTTACACTTCCCTTTTTATCGACTAAGCTGATGCTGCTTGTTTCGATGCTTGTTATTTTTGCATTTGCGTTCAAACTATTTAGAGGAAAGCGTTCGGTTACGTTCGATAAGCTTGATGTCGCTGTGCTGATGTTTTTGATCGTAATGCTGCTGCTTGGCTGCGCAACATCCTTAAATCCTATCAAAAGCCTCTATCCGACAATGCTTTACGCAATCTTTCTTCTGGTATACTTTGTCGCCGCGAACACGATGAGAAGCAAAAGCTGGGCAATGCGTGCAATAATTGCAGGCGTTGCATCTGGTACGATTTCGGCAATTGTCGGCGTATACCAGTATTTTTCTGGTTTTAGAAACTCTCTCGTCTGGGTCGATACCAGTATGTTTTCTGATATAACGGCAAGAGTCATAGGCACGTTTGAAAACCCGAATGTTTTCGGAGAATTTCTGATTCTGCTTATACCGGTTGCATTTGCTCTTTTGATCGGCAAAAAAACAGGAGGAAGATATGAATGGATAGTTAGTATCTTCTTTATGGGGCTGGCGCTTGTATACACTTATTCGAGGGGCGCATGGCTCGCGTTTATCCTTGCGTTTGGATTGTATCTGCTTATTATAAATAAAGTATTTATTAAATTAGCGACGTTATGTCTGTTGGCGGTGCCATTTTTACCCGCAGTACTCCCACATTCCGTTGTAGGAAGAATTTCAAGTATCGGAAATATGTCCGATACATCTACAGCATATCGTGTGAACATATGGGTAGGAACACTACGTATGCTTAAACATTTCTGGGTCACAGGGATTGGAACGGGAACAGACATATTTACACAGGTGTATCCTGCATATGCGCTCAGTGGGGCAGCTTACGCCCTTCACCCACATAATCTGTTTTTAAATATAATTGTTGAAATGGGCTTTTTAGGGTTTATCTGTTTTCTGTTTATTTTGGTTTTTTACTTCAAAAGAGTATTGGGCAGCCGATTCGATATTGATGATGTAGATACTAAAAACATGATAACCGCGCTTGGAGTTGGAATGTTGGCGTATGTTCTCCAGGGACTTACGGATAACGTATGGTATAACTACAGAATATTTTTAATGTTCTGGACAATACTTGGACTTACGGTGGGTTTATACCGGGGTTATCTTCTCGAGTGGGGAAGAGCCGAGGATCAAGAATAA
- a CDS encoding DUF4330 family protein: protein MENVVKRKFNVFDILIIIVLVAAIGAVLFVVQHANAKVNTYKVDFEIEVNDVDAAIKDCATVGDSIKNAVQQTDLGVIKSVQVSPYKKELTNYNSGQKVMSEVPGKYSVTLRCTSDKATLQNGRITINGTVMGVGSQIFFQSKDFAGSGIITVVNPDNAGTNKGV from the coding sequence ATGGAAAACGTGGTTAAACGTAAATTCAATGTATTTGACATTCTGATAATAATTGTACTTGTTGCCGCTATTGGCGCAGTGCTATTTGTTGTACAGCATGCAAATGCTAAAGTTAATACTTACAAAGTGGATTTCGAGATAGAGGTTAACGATGTAGATGCGGCAATAAAGGATTGCGCAACAGTTGGCGATTCAATTAAGAATGCCGTTCAGCAGACCGATCTTGGTGTTATAAAAAGCGTTCAGGTAAGCCCATATAAAAAGGAACTTACAAACTACAATTCCGGGCAGAAAGTAATGTCCGAAGTACCGGGAAAGTATTCGGTCACACTTCGCTGCACATCGGATAAAGCCACTTTGCAGAACGGAAGAATTACAATTAACGGAACAGTTATGGGCGTTGGTTCTCAGATTTTTTTCCAATCTAAAGATTTCGCGGGTTCAGGCATAATAACGGTAGTAAACCCTGACAATGCCGGCACAAATAAAGGAGTATAA
- a CDS encoding DUF4330 domain-containing protein, translating into MDRMKKSKLFGLFNILDVAIILFVIAALAGMAAKTNLLSAVKSDVKDSAIEFKVKIYKIRDFSYNAVNIGDVIYDSETGVEIGTVADKKIEPNMTLIENLNGTFSQQPSPEYYDMTLTVEGKGKCNENGNFLNGFRLVAPGGTLGINTQRLQTTSTVISSAKMDKGSK; encoded by the coding sequence ATGGACAGAATGAAAAAGAGTAAATTATTCGGCCTGTTTAATATTTTGGATGTTGCGATAATTTTATTTGTTATCGCTGCTCTTGCCGGAATGGCTGCTAAGACAAACCTTCTAAGTGCTGTGAAATCCGATGTTAAGGATTCTGCTATAGAATTTAAAGTTAAAATATATAAGATTCGCGATTTTTCCTATAATGCCGTTAATATTGGCGACGTAATTTATGATTCAGAAACAGGCGTTGAGATCGGAACCGTTGCAGATAAAAAAATTGAGCCTAATATGACGCTTATTGAAAATCTGAACGGCACATTTTCACAGCAGCCATCACCTGAATATTACGATATGACTCTTACTGTCGAGGGCAAAGGCAAATGCAATGAAAACGGGAACTTTCTAAACGGGTTCAGGCTTGTAGCACCAGGCGGTACGCTTGGTATAAATACTCAGCGGCTTCAGACTACGAGCACAGTTATTTCGTCAGCTAAAATGGATAAAGGAAGCAAGTAA
- a CDS encoding glycosyltransferase, which translates to MYKVLQVSSDTNIGGAGKVLLTYLDAYDKKKFNVSVVMPRGSLLKAPVSAKKARIIEIDGMRDKSLDPSAIRILYKLFKKEKPDIVHTHASLSARIAARLAGVPAVVYTRHSLFTPTGFFSKGLGKAFNAWLNNSTTDAVIAVADAAKDELISAGVKPEKVHVVLNGVAPLRPIDEKRRDQLRKKFGIGKDEKSAAIIGRLSAVKGHEYFVEAARLVLEKGIKAKFLIAGTGEREAELKELVKAKGLEESVLFTGFLENIGELVNCIDIEVNSSLSEATSLALIEAMSLGKPCVVTDAGGNRGVVENEVCGYVVPVGDPYALADKITLLFTDNEIYNMMSINSRSRYENDFTARAMTASIEQVYVETLNKKSFHK; encoded by the coding sequence ATGTATAAAGTTCTTCAAGTATCAAGTGATACTAATATCGGCGGCGCGGGGAAAGTGCTGCTTACATATCTTGATGCGTATGATAAAAAGAAATTCAACGTCTCCGTTGTCATGCCTAGAGGAAGTCTTTTAAAGGCACCTGTTTCAGCAAAAAAAGCGAGAATAATTGAAATAGACGGCATGCGTGACAAGTCGCTTGATCCATCCGCTATAAGAATTTTATATAAGCTGTTCAAAAAGGAAAAGCCTGACATTGTGCATACGCATGCGAGCCTTTCAGCGCGCATAGCTGCGCGCCTTGCAGGTGTTCCGGCAGTAGTATATACGAGGCACAGCCTTTTTACGCCAACCGGATTTTTTTCGAAGGGATTGGGAAAGGCTTTTAATGCATGGCTCAATAACTCAACTACCGACGCCGTGATAGCAGTGGCTGATGCGGCAAAGGACGAGCTTATTTCAGCAGGTGTAAAACCTGAAAAAGTGCATGTCGTATTAAACGGAGTTGCACCCCTTAGGCCAATTGACGAAAAACGAAGGGATCAGCTCAGAAAAAAATTTGGAATAGGTAAGGATGAAAAATCTGCGGCGATTATTGGGCGCCTTTCTGCTGTAAAAGGACATGAATATTTTGTCGAGGCGGCTAGGCTAGTTCTTGAAAAAGGCATCAAGGCAAAATTTCTTATTGCAGGAACGGGAGAGCGTGAAGCGGAACTTAAGGAACTCGTTAAAGCAAAAGGGCTTGAAGAGAGTGTATTGTTCACTGGCTTTCTGGAAAATATAGGCGAACTCGTGAACTGCATTGATATTGAAGTCAACAGCTCTCTATCGGAGGCGACCAGCCTCGCGCTGATCGAGGCTATGAGTCTTGGTAAGCCTTGTGTCGTTACAGATGCGGGCGGGAACCGCGGCGTGGTGGAAAATGAAGTATGCGGATATGTAGTCCCAGTCGGTGACCCGTATGCACTGGCTGACAAGATCACACTTTTATTTACAGATAATGAGATTTATAACATGATGAGTATTAACAGCCGGTCACGATATGAAAATGATTTCACAGCACGAGCGATGACAGCATCAATCGAACAGGTTTATGTTGAAACGTTGAACAAAAAGAGTTTTCATAAGTGA
- a CDS encoding HPr family phosphocarrier protein, whose protein sequence is MFSKEVTVQNQVGLHARPATFFIQKANEFKSSIWVEKDDRRVNAKSLLGVLSLGIQKGTKIMICADGADEELAVNALIELVNSNFNE, encoded by the coding sequence ATGTTTTCTAAAGAGGTAACCGTTCAAAACCAGGTTGGCTTACACGCAAGACCGGCAACCTTTTTTATTCAGAAGGCAAATGAGTTCAAATCATCAATATGGGTCGAAAAAGACGACAGACGTGTTAACGCGAAAAGCCTTTTGGGTGTTTTATCACTCGGTATCCAAAAGGGAACAAAAATAATGATATGTGCTGACGGCGCTGACGAGGAACTTGCCGTAAACGCTCTTATCGAACTTGTTAATTCCAATTTTAACGAATAA
- the uvrC gene encoding excinuclease ABC subunit UvrC, with the protein MDGETLLRIKEKVKNLPEKPGVYFMKDRGGKIIYVGKAKILKNRVSQYFNALESHTPKVKRMVADVFDFDYIITGSEMEALVLECSEIKHYKPHYNILLKDDKTYPYIKINMNDDYPMVEITRRRGNDKARYFGPYTGNAGEIISILRATFKLPSCKRKFPSDIGRGRPCLNFAIDNCIGLCSGQVSRDEYKATIESVISFLEGNYESAICEMERHMKEAAEKEQFEKAAKLRDRISAVRRLSGNQKVVAAPSVNRDVIGYADNEFCAVATLFVVRSGRIISKVNYSLLRADFDDKAAGLAGFLKQVYAMRADIPREVLLPFECEDMELIGQYLSDKTEAKVHIKVPQRGELRATVHMVSENAAETVRLALKREEKAAKSIVDLQNVLCLENIPSRIEAIDISNMGGGDNVGAIVLFSNGEKDKSGYRQFKIKSFEGQDDYESMREVVRRRIKRYQDGSRGFEMLPDLLLVDGGKGQVSAVKGVLSEYGIQLTVYGMVKDDKHKTRGITDEHGEAQLKMTSPAFTLVATIQEEVHRFAIGFQAKTHKKKVVKTELDNIKGLGPKRIKNLLIKFGSVQNIKEADIRQLADTPGMNKAAALSVKRYFEQL; encoded by the coding sequence TTGGACGGAGAAACACTGCTGCGGATAAAAGAAAAAGTGAAGAATCTGCCCGAAAAACCCGGCGTATATTTTATGAAGGACAGGGGCGGCAAAATAATATACGTTGGAAAAGCGAAGATACTGAAAAACCGTGTTTCACAGTATTTCAACGCGCTTGAAAGCCATACTCCTAAAGTTAAACGAATGGTTGCCGATGTGTTTGATTTCGACTATATAATTACCGGCAGTGAAATGGAAGCGCTCGTGCTGGAGTGTTCGGAGATCAAGCATTATAAACCCCATTATAACATCCTGCTCAAGGATGATAAGACCTATCCATATATTAAAATCAACATGAACGATGATTATCCCATGGTTGAAATTACGCGGCGCAGAGGAAACGACAAGGCTCGCTATTTTGGTCCGTATACGGGAAATGCCGGAGAAATAATTAGTATTTTGCGGGCTACTTTCAAGCTGCCCTCCTGTAAACGCAAATTTCCGTCCGATATAGGACGTGGCAGACCGTGCCTTAACTTTGCAATAGACAACTGCATAGGGCTTTGCTCGGGACAGGTAAGCCGTGACGAATACAAGGCGACGATAGAAAGCGTTATAAGCTTTTTAGAGGGTAATTATGAAAGCGCTATATGTGAAATGGAACGTCATATGAAAGAAGCCGCTGAAAAGGAACAGTTTGAAAAAGCGGCTAAACTTCGTGACCGTATATCTGCTGTTCGCAGGCTTTCAGGGAATCAAAAGGTCGTTGCAGCGCCTTCCGTCAACCGAGATGTGATTGGATATGCCGACAACGAGTTTTGCGCTGTGGCAACTCTTTTTGTTGTAAGAAGCGGACGCATAATATCAAAGGTAAATTACAGTCTGTTACGGGCGGATTTTGATGACAAGGCGGCGGGGCTTGCGGGGTTTTTAAAGCAAGTTTATGCAATGCGCGCCGATATACCGCGCGAGGTGTTGCTTCCATTTGAGTGTGAAGATATGGAACTTATAGGGCAGTATCTTTCAGATAAGACCGAGGCGAAGGTGCACATTAAAGTGCCACAGCGCGGTGAGCTAAGGGCGACGGTGCATATGGTTTCTGAAAACGCTGCTGAAACTGTGAGGCTTGCTCTTAAACGTGAGGAAAAGGCGGCAAAGTCGATTGTAGACCTCCAAAATGTACTTTGCCTTGAAAATATTCCGTCACGGATTGAAGCTATCGACATATCAAATATGGGTGGCGGAGATAACGTAGGAGCGATCGTGCTTTTCTCAAACGGTGAGAAGGACAAAAGCGGATACAGGCAGTTTAAAATAAAATCCTTTGAGGGTCAAGATGACTATGAATCCATGAGGGAAGTAGTCAGAAGAAGGATCAAGCGTTATCAGGACGGCAGCCGTGGTTTTGAAATGCTGCCCGATCTTTTGCTTGTTGACGGTGGAAAGGGACAGGTTTCAGCGGTAAAAGGCGTTCTTTCGGAATACGGAATACAACTTACGGTTTACGGAATGGTGAAGGATGATAAGCACAAGACGCGTGGGATCACAGACGAGCACGGTGAGGCGCAGCTCAAGATGACGTCTCCGGCGTTTACGCTTGTGGCGACGATTCAGGAAGAGGTGCACCGGTTTGCTATTGGATTTCAGGCCAAAACGCATAAAAAGAAGGTTGTAAAAACTGAACTTGACAATATTAAGGGGCTTGGACCTAAACGCATAAAAAATCTGCTTATTAAATTCGGATCGGTGCAGAATATTAAAGAGGCTGATATACGCCAGCTTGCTGATACACCTGGTATGAACAAAGCCGCAGCACTGTCTGTTAAGCGTTATTTTGAGCAATTATAG
- the coaD gene encoding pantetheine-phosphate adenylyltransferase translates to MVTALIPGSFNPPTKGHLDIISRCADVFENVRVVVIKNTAKVQTFTSDECAEMLRIITKDMPNVSVDTAEGLVVDYAKKIGAGVIVKGLRNARDLDFEIQMAEANNLMTGIETMLIASRGDNIHISSSLVREIASLGGDISKFVPPEICKIITDKFKK, encoded by the coding sequence TTGGTTACCGCACTTATACCGGGAAGCTTTAATCCGCCGACGAAAGGACATCTTGATATCATAAGCCGGTGCGCTGATGTTTTTGAAAATGTACGTGTAGTGGTGATAAAAAATACAGCTAAGGTTCAGACATTCACTTCTGATGAGTGCGCAGAAATGCTCAGAATTATTACGAAGGATATGCCTAATGTGTCGGTGGACACCGCAGAGGGGCTGGTTGTCGATTATGCAAAAAAAATTGGAGCAGGCGTTATAGTAAAAGGACTTAGAAATGCCCGCGATCTTGATTTTGAGATACAAATGGCGGAAGCAAACAATCTGATGACCGGCATTGAAACCATGCTTATAGCTTCTCGAGGGGACAATATCCATATAAGCTCGAGTCTTGTGCGTGAGATTGCGTCGCTTGGCGGGGATATTTCAAAATTTGTTCCTCCAGAGATCTGTAAAATTATTACCGATAAATTCAAAAAATAG
- a CDS encoding WecB/TagA/CpsF family glycosyltransferase — translation MEKINVAGLLVGNVTMSEAVDAVIKFAQDRTQPSVVVTPNAEIAKDALDNNEFLQTLNKADMIVPDGAGIVLAAKILGTPLKCKVAGCDLAAALLPELEKNGLSLFLFGSEPGVAEKAADNIKAKCPKLNICGTLNGFFKSDDDVIPTISAAKPDVLFVCLGAPKQEHFMFNNRDRLDVGVMLGLGGTVNVMAGTAQRAPEFFVKMNLEWFYRLLKEPKRFKRMLKLPAYIIEVNKMKNRNK, via the coding sequence ATGGAAAAAATCAATGTTGCGGGGCTGCTTGTTGGAAATGTGACTATGAGTGAAGCGGTTGACGCTGTTATAAAATTTGCTCAGGACAGAACGCAGCCATCAGTCGTAGTGACCCCTAACGCTGAAATAGCAAAAGACGCTCTCGATAACAATGAGTTTTTGCAAACATTAAACAAAGCTGATATGATAGTACCGGACGGTGCCGGCATCGTGCTTGCAGCAAAAATTTTGGGCACGCCCCTCAAATGCAAAGTTGCAGGCTGTGATCTTGCTGCCGCCCTTCTTCCGGAACTTGAGAAAAATGGGCTTTCACTTTTTCTTTTCGGGTCTGAACCAGGGGTCGCGGAAAAAGCGGCGGACAATATAAAGGCGAAATGCCCGAAACTCAATATTTGCGGAACGCTCAACGGTTTTTTCAAAAGCGATGATGACGTCATTCCGACCATTTCGGCTGCAAAGCCTGACGTTCTTTTTGTGTGTCTCGGCGCACCTAAACAGGAACATTTTATGTTCAACAATCGTGACAGGCTGGATGTTGGTGTAATGCTGGGACTGGGCGGAACAGTGAATGTTATGGCTGGAACAGCTCAGCGCGCGCCGGAATTTTTCGTTAAAATGAACCTTGAGTGGTTCTATAGACTCTTGAAAGAGCCAAAACGTTTTAAAAGGATGCTGAAACTGCCCGCTTATATAATCGAAGTAAATAAGATGAAGAATAGAAATAAATAG
- a CDS encoding deoxynucleoside kinase, giving the protein MNKKGFLIVVDGLDGSGKSTQVKLLGSRLADAGYNVRQIEFPTYTKSSALIEMYLHGEFGNKPEDVSGYAASVFYTVDRYASFKKDWGEDYNSGSVILTGRYTTSNAIHQCSKLPREKWNEYLKWLEEFEYGIMGLPKPDAVIFLDMPPEYSEQLLNVRYNSDDGKKDIHEKDKDYLKRCYETAYAAAPKLNWTMVSCIKDGKIKNINELNDEIFEMLKAVLENR; this is encoded by the coding sequence GTGAATAAAAAAGGTTTTTTGATCGTGGTGGATGGGCTTGACGGTAGCGGCAAATCGACACAGGTTAAGCTGCTCGGCTCACGACTTGCTGATGCCGGGTATAATGTGAGACAAATCGAGTTTCCGACATATACTAAATCATCGGCTCTTATCGAGATGTACCTTCACGGAGAGTTTGGAAACAAGCCTGAAGATGTCAGCGGATATGCAGCCTCTGTCTTTTACACAGTGGATCGGTATGCGTCCTTTAAAAAAGACTGGGGAGAAGATTATAATAGTGGTTCAGTTATACTTACCGGTAGATATACGACTTCTAATGCTATACATCAGTGCTCGAAACTGCCACGTGAAAAATGGAACGAATATCTGAAATGGCTTGAAGAGTTTGAATATGGCATTATGGGGCTTCCAAAACCTGATGCAGTGATATTCCTTGATATGCCGCCGGAATATTCAGAACAGCTTTTGAATGTTCGTTATAACAGCGACGATGGTAAGAAAGATATTCACGAAAAGGACAAAGACTATCTTAAACGGTGTTATGAAACGGCATATGCGGCTGCCCCAAAACTTAACTGGACGATGGTTTCGTGTATTAAAGACGGCAAAATAAAAAACATAAATGAACTTAATGATGAAATTTTTGAAATGCTCAAAGCTGTATTGGAGAACAGATGA
- a CDS encoding phosphatidylglycerol lysyltransferase domain-containing protein, whose product MIEFKKITIEDRDKVNEYLSKSGRYNTESSFGILYLWKDVYDTHIAFMDGFLVVRLFRNGEMLFYQPCGSGNIISVIEKLKNYAEEKGEKLRIVCASAEFSKKVSENFQVEVTEKRDYFDYLYLSSDLANLQGKKFHAKRNHINKFMTIHTSEFVPITAENKGLVQEINRKWCRENDMCAEETIKFERCALENLIDHMDELKGRGLIAFVDGSPAGFTAGTPQYDGSDMFIVHFEKALSGFEGTYAAINNQFALALEPNYKYLNREDDVGIEGLRKAKLSYNPVKLVEKFEIVF is encoded by the coding sequence ATGATAGAGTTTAAGAAGATAACAATTGAAGATAGAGATAAGGTAAACGAATATCTTAGCAAAAGCGGAAGATATAATACTGAGAGTTCTTTTGGCATATTGTATCTGTGGAAGGATGTATATGATACTCATATTGCCTTTATGGATGGGTTCCTTGTTGTAAGACTTTTTAGGAACGGTGAGATGCTGTTTTATCAGCCATGCGGCTCGGGCAATATTATTTCTGTTATTGAAAAATTAAAAAATTATGCTGAAGAAAAAGGTGAAAAGCTGCGTATTGTCTGCGCGTCAGCTGAATTTTCAAAGAAAGTTTCAGAAAATTTTCAGGTTGAAGTTACGGAGAAAAGGGATTATTTCGATTATTTATATCTTTCGAGCGATCTTGCAAACCTACAGGGCAAAAAATTTCATGCAAAACGTAATCATATAAATAAATTTATGACTATCCATACGTCAGAATTCGTACCGATAACAGCTGAAAACAAAGGACTTGTCCAGGAAATCAATCGTAAATGGTGCAGGGAAAACGATATGTGCGCAGAAGAAACTATTAAGTTTGAAAGATGTGCACTTGAGAATCTGATCGATCATATGGACGAACTCAAGGGCAGGGGCCTTATTGCTTTTGTCGACGGGTCGCCAGCAGGGTTTACGGCAGGTACTCCTCAGTATGACGGTTCGGATATGTTTATAGTACATTTTGAAAAGGCGCTCAGCGGGTTTGAAGGCACATATGCCGCGATCAACAACCAGTTTGCCTTGGCACTTGAACCAAATTATAAATATTTAAATAGAGAAGACGATGTTGGGATTGAGGGTCTAAGAAAAGCTAAATTATCATATAATCCTGTAAAGCTAGTCGAAAAATTCGAAATTGTTTTTTAG